A DNA window from Altererythrobacter sp. B11 contains the following coding sequences:
- the mfd gene encoding transcription-repair coupling factor: MPDLSRILTAERPLTLSSVARGAQPLVMADLARSAKGRAVFIAPDEAAMRAVTDAARWFAPELQVIEFPAWDCLPYDRASPALSVSSRRLSALYQLQSGKAGSQLLVTTVNAVIQRVLTPFRIRESVRELKPGTRIGHESLAALLQRQGYSRTDTVIDSGEFAVRGSIFDIFPSGLDQGLRLDFFDDELESLRLFDPNTQRTTSTVDGHLLLPASEALLDEDTIKRFRSRYREAFGAHATQDPLYQAVSDGRRLAGMEHWLPLFEDRLATLFDHLSAEDLVVIDSSAVAAGEERLGDVEDYFRQRRETGGQAAGSYRPLETAALYMTREEFGRALDQRPVHRASIFAEPESEKSIDFGFRSARDFAPERSRGDNVYAAAAAHFREIGKAGRRPLLAAYSNGSRARIASILGEAGAEPKMASSWQEALGLSAKGQPVAMVLPLDTGFSNDELELVTEQDLLGDRLVRRRKRKKDSDAFLAELSALNRGDLVVHLDHGIGRYLGLEPIQVGKSQHDCVMLEYAGGDKLYIPVENLEVLSRYGSSEETVPLDRLGGEAWQKRRAKLRERIQAIAGELMRTAAARALRKGVVLEPDEASYAQFVDRFPWEETDDQDAAIADVLKDLSEGAPMDRLVCGDVGFGKTEVALRAAFVAAMAGYQVAVIAPTTLLARQHYQGFSERFGGFPLKVGRLSRLVPAKEMKDTREALADGTMDVVVGTHALLSKSTKFKRLGLVIVDEEQRFGVNHKEKLKQLRTDVHVLTLTATPIPRTLQMAMSGLRELSTIQTPPVDRLAVRTYVMEWDDMVMREALLRERHRGGQSFIVVPRISDMEPLADWLHENVPEVKFVTAHGQMAPSEVEERMSAFYEKKYDVLLSTTIVESGLDIPSANTIIIHCADRFGLAQLYQLRGRVGRSKLRAYAYLTTPKDTALSEVSEKRLKVLGDLDSLGAGFQLASHDLDIRGAGNLLGDEQSGHIREVGFELYQSMLEDAILAAKAGDAGLERDAGGLSPQITVDAPIMIPEDYVPDLAVRMALYRRLNDAKDKAEIESMAAEMIDRFGPLPAPTANLVRLIEIKHQAIAANIAKMDVGARGTLVSFHKDEFPDPAGLIAYVERLDGTAKLRPDMKLVINRAWGDPQSRLNGLFQLTKGLSGIVKRAEKKAA; the protein is encoded by the coding sequence ATGCCCGATCTCTCCCGTATCCTGACCGCCGAGCGTCCGCTCACTCTCTCATCGGTGGCGCGCGGCGCCCAGCCGCTGGTGATGGCCGATCTGGCCCGCAGCGCGAAGGGCCGCGCGGTGTTCATCGCGCCGGACGAAGCGGCGATGCGCGCCGTCACCGATGCGGCGCGATGGTTCGCACCGGAATTGCAGGTGATCGAATTCCCCGCGTGGGACTGCTTGCCCTATGACCGGGCGAGCCCCGCGCTGTCGGTCAGTTCGCGGCGGCTGTCGGCGCTCTATCAATTGCAATCGGGCAAGGCGGGCAGCCAGCTGCTGGTGACGACGGTGAACGCCGTGATCCAGCGCGTGCTCACCCCGTTCCGCATCCGCGAGAGCGTGCGCGAGCTGAAGCCCGGCACGCGCATCGGGCACGAAAGCCTCGCCGCCCTGCTCCAGCGGCAGGGCTATTCGCGCACCGACACGGTGATCGACAGCGGCGAGTTCGCCGTGCGCGGTTCGATCTTCGACATCTTCCCCTCGGGCCTCGACCAGGGCCTGCGGCTCGATTTCTTCGATGACGAGTTGGAATCGCTGCGCCTGTTCGATCCCAACACCCAGCGCACCACCAGCACCGTGGACGGCCACCTGCTGCTCCCCGCCAGCGAGGCGCTGCTGGACGAGGATACGATCAAGCGCTTCCGCAGCCGCTATCGCGAGGCCTTCGGCGCCCACGCCACGCAGGATCCGCTCTATCAGGCGGTCAGCGACGGCCGCCGGCTTGCCGGCATGGAGCACTGGCTGCCGCTGTTCGAGGATCGGCTGGCGACCCTGTTCGATCACCTCTCTGCCGAGGATCTGGTGGTGATCGATTCCTCTGCCGTCGCCGCGGGCGAAGAACGGCTGGGCGATGTGGAGGATTATTTCCGCCAGCGCCGCGAGACGGGCGGGCAGGCGGCGGGCAGCTACCGCCCGCTGGAAACCGCCGCGCTCTACATGACGCGCGAGGAATTCGGCAGAGCGCTGGACCAACGCCCGGTCCACCGCGCCTCGATCTTCGCCGAGCCGGAGAGCGAGAAGTCGATCGACTTCGGCTTCCGCTCCGCCCGCGATTTCGCACCGGAGCGTTCGCGCGGCGACAATGTCTATGCCGCCGCCGCGGCGCATTTCCGCGAGATCGGCAAGGCCGGCCGGCGGCCGCTGCTGGCCGCCTATTCCAACGGTTCGCGCGCGCGCATCGCCTCGATCCTGGGCGAAGCCGGCGCCGAACCGAAGATGGCGAGCAGCTGGCAGGAGGCGCTGGGCCTTTCCGCCAAGGGCCAGCCCGTCGCCATGGTGCTGCCGCTCGACACCGGCTTTTCCAATGACGAGCTGGAGCTGGTGACCGAGCAGGATTTGCTGGGCGACCGGCTGGTGCGGCGGCGCAAGCGCAAGAAGGATTCCGACGCGTTCCTCGCCGAACTCTCCGCGCTCAACCGCGGTGACCTGGTGGTCCATCTCGATCACGGCATCGGCCGCTATCTGGGGCTGGAGCCGATCCAGGTCGGCAAGAGCCAGCACGATTGCGTGATGCTGGAATATGCCGGGGGCGACAAGCTCTACATCCCGGTGGAAAATCTCGAGGTTCTCAGCCGCTACGGCTCCTCCGAGGAAACGGTCCCGCTCGACCGGCTGGGCGGCGAGGCATGGCAGAAGCGCCGCGCCAAGCTGCGCGAGCGGATCCAGGCCATCGCCGGCGAGCTGATGCGCACCGCCGCCGCCCGCGCCCTGCGCAAGGGTGTGGTGCTGGAACCGGACGAGGCCAGCTATGCCCAGTTCGTCGACCGCTTCCCGTGGGAAGAGACCGACGATCAGGACGCGGCGATTGCCGACGTGCTGAAGGATCTGTCCGAAGGCGCGCCGATGGACCGGCTGGTGTGCGGCGATGTCGGCTTCGGCAAGACCGAGGTGGCGCTGCGCGCCGCCTTCGTCGCGGCCATGGCCGGGTATCAGGTGGCGGTGATCGCCCCCACCACGCTGCTGGCGCGGCAGCATTATCAGGGCTTCTCCGAACGCTTCGGCGGCTTCCCGCTCAAGGTCGGCCGCCTCTCCCGCCTCGTCCCCGCCAAGGAGATGAAGGACACGCGCGAGGCGCTGGCGGACGGCACGATGGACGTGGTGGTCGGCACCCATGCGCTGCTCTCCAAGAGCACGAAGTTCAAGCGGCTGGGGCTGGTGATCGTGGACGAGGAACAGCGTTTCGGCGTCAACCACAAGGAGAAGCTGAAGCAGCTGCGCACCGATGTGCATGTGCTGACGCTCACCGCCACGCCGATCCCGCGCACGCTGCAGATGGCGATGAGCGGACTGCGCGAGCTGTCCACCATCCAGACCCCGCCGGTCGATCGCCTGGCCGTGCGCACCTATGTGATGGAATGGGACGACATGGTGATGCGCGAGGCGCTGCTGCGCGAACGCCACCGCGGCGGCCAGAGCTTCATCGTCGTGCCGCGCATCTCCGACATGGAACCGCTGGCCGACTGGCTGCACGAGAACGTGCCGGAGGTGAAATTCGTCACCGCCCATGGCCAGATGGCGCCGAGCGAAGTGGAAGAGCGGATGAGCGCCTTCTACGAAAAGAAATACGACGTGCTGCTCTCCACCACCATCGTGGAAAGCGGGCTGGATATTCCCAGCGCCAACACGATCATCATCCACTGCGCGGATCGCTTCGGCCTTGCCCAGCTGTACCAGCTGCGCGGCCGCGTGGGCCGGTCGAAGCTGCGCGCCTATGCCTATCTGACCACGCCAAAGGACACGGCCCTGTCCGAAGTGTCGGAAAAGCGGCTGAAGGTGCTGGGCGATCTCGACAGCCTGGGTGCCGGCTTCCAGCTTGCCAGCCACGATCTCGATATTCGCGGCGCGGGCAATCTGCTGGGCGACGAACAATCTGGGCACATCCGCGAGGTGGGCTTCGAACTCTACCAGTCGATGCTGGAGGACGCGATCCTGGCGGCCAAGGCGGGCGATGCCGGGCTGGAGCGCGACGCGGGCGGCCTCTCCCCGCAGATCACGGTGGATGCGCCGATCATGATCCCGGAAGACTATGTGCCCGATCTCGCCGTGCGCATGGCGCTCTACCGCCGCCTGAACGATGCCAAGGACAAGGCGGAGATCGAATCCATGGCGGCCGAGATGATCGACCGCTTCGGCCCCCTGCCGGCCCCCACCGCCAATCTGGTGCGGCTGATCGAGATCAAGCACCAGGCCATCGCCGCGAACATCGCCAAGATGGATGTCGGCGCGCGCGGCACGCTGGTGAGCTTCCACAAGGACGAATTCCCCGATCCGGCAGGGCTGATCGCCTATGTGGAGCGCCTGGATGGCACCGCCAAGCTGCGGCCGGACATGAAGCTGGTCATCAACCGGGCCTGGGGCGATCCGCAAAGCCGGCTCAATGGGCTGTTCCAGCTGACCAAGGGGCTAAGCGGGATCGTGAAGCGCGCGGAGAAGAAGGCGGCGTGA
- a CDS encoding FAD assembly factor SdhE, translating to MSDPQPLSTRLARAKFRAWHRGTREADYMIGGFFDTRAAWDEESLAWFEALLDEDDVDVMAWALRAAPAPERYHGPLLEALQKLDYVTI from the coding sequence ATGTCCGACCCTCAGCCCCTTTCCACACGCCTTGCCCGGGCGAAGTTCCGCGCCTGGCACCGCGGCACGCGCGAGGCGGATTACATGATCGGCGGCTTCTTCGACACGCGCGCCGCTTGGGATGAAGAATCGCTCGCCTGGTTCGAAGCCCTGCTGGACGAGGATGACGTGGACGTGATGGCCTGGGCGCTGCGCGCCGCGCCTGCGCCCGAGCGCTATCACGGGCCGCTGCTCGAAGCCCTCCAAAAGCTGGATTACGTTACCATATAG
- the recG gene encoding ATP-dependent DNA helicase RecG, with protein sequence MRPELLNPLFAETETLDGVGPKLKKPLEKLGLTRVRDLAYHLPDRFVQRRVVANLDEAGVGEQIVIALTVIEHRGGGASRAPYRVLAQDAAGNVLALTYFGRASYTAKKQLPVGETRWVAGRLDRYGDMLQIVHPDSVEEESAAAMGRLIEPVYPLAEGLTQPRVAALVHQALDRCPELPEWIEPGVLERHQWPDWRDALRLAHRGEHPAARDRLAYDELLANALALMLVRADNRRKRGQSLAGDGSLRGRLALPFPLTGAQQRSIREIEADMAQEAPMLRLLQGDVGAGKTVVALEAMLLAVEAGAQAAMLAPTEILARQHYETLRKLAAPTGVSIALLTGRDKGRARESILMGLLDGSIQIVVGTHAIFQDAVAYRNLGLVVIDEQHRFGVSQRLLLTQKGKRTPHTLAMTATPIPRTLTLAQYGEMDVSRLDEMPPGRQPIDTRVIAADRTADVASAIERHLATGQQAYWVCPMVRENEGEDLAAAEARHAALKERFGDAVVLVHGQLKPELKDAAMERFASGAAKLLVATTVIEVGVDVPNATLMVIEQAERFGLAQLHQLRGRVGRGSEKSTCLLLRGEMVSETGRQRLALMRETQDGFRLAEEDLELRGGGELLGTRQSGDTPFRIADLEQIQRLLPVAHDDARLLVERDGGLASPRGEAARVLLYLFERDWGVQLLRGG encoded by the coding sequence ATGCGTCCCGAGCTTCTCAATCCGCTGTTCGCCGAAACCGAAACGCTCGATGGCGTCGGCCCCAAGCTGAAGAAGCCGCTCGAAAAGCTCGGGCTCACGCGGGTGCGCGACCTCGCCTATCACTTGCCCGACCGTTTCGTGCAGCGCCGCGTGGTGGCCAATCTGGACGAGGCGGGGGTGGGCGAGCAGATCGTGATCGCGCTCACCGTGATCGAGCATCGCGGCGGCGGCGCCTCCCGCGCGCCCTATCGCGTGCTGGCGCAGGATGCGGCGGGCAATGTGCTGGCGCTGACCTATTTCGGCCGCGCCTCCTACACCGCGAAGAAGCAGCTGCCGGTGGGGGAGACGCGCTGGGTGGCGGGGCGGCTCGATCGCTATGGCGACATGCTGCAGATCGTCCACCCCGATTCCGTGGAGGAGGAAAGCGCCGCCGCCATGGGCCGGCTGATCGAGCCGGTCTATCCGCTGGCCGAAGGGCTCACCCAGCCGCGCGTGGCGGCGCTGGTGCATCAGGCGCTCGATCGCTGCCCCGAACTTCCCGAGTGGATCGAGCCCGGCGTGCTGGAGCGGCACCAGTGGCCGGACTGGCGCGATGCGCTGCGGCTGGCGCATCGCGGCGAGCATCCGGCGGCGCGCGACCGGCTGGCCTATGACGAATTGCTGGCCAACGCGCTGGCGCTGATGCTGGTGCGGGCAGACAACCGCCGCAAGCGCGGGCAGAGCCTGGCGGGCGACGGCAGCCTGCGCGGGCGGCTGGCGCTGCCGTTCCCGCTCACCGGCGCGCAGCAGCGGTCCATCCGCGAGATCGAGGCGGACATGGCGCAGGAGGCGCCGATGCTGCGGCTGTTGCAGGGCGATGTGGGCGCGGGCAAGACGGTGGTGGCGCTGGAAGCGATGCTGCTGGCGGTGGAGGCGGGCGCGCAGGCGGCCATGCTGGCGCCGACCGAAATCCTCGCCCGCCAGCATTACGAAACGCTGCGCAAGCTGGCCGCGCCCACCGGCGTGAGCATCGCCCTGCTGACGGGGCGGGACAAGGGCCGCGCGCGCGAAAGCATCCTGATGGGCCTGCTGGATGGCAGCATCCAGATCGTCGTCGGCACGCACGCCATTTTCCAGGATGCGGTGGCCTATCGCAATCTCGGCCTCGTGGTGATCGACGAGCAGCACCGCTTCGGCGTGTCGCAGCGGCTGCTGCTGACGCAAAAGGGCAAGCGCACCCCGCACACGCTGGCGATGACGGCAACCCCGATCCCGCGCACACTAACCCTGGCGCAATATGGCGAGATGGACGTCAGCCGGCTGGACGAGATGCCGCCCGGCCGTCAGCCGATCGACACGCGGGTGATCGCCGCCGATCGCACCGCCGATGTCGCGTCCGCGATCGAGCGGCATCTGGCGACCGGCCAGCAGGCCTATTGGGTGTGCCCCATGGTGCGTGAGAACGAGGGCGAGGACCTGGCCGCCGCCGAAGCCCGCCATGCCGCGCTAAAGGAACGCTTCGGCGATGCCGTGGTGCTGGTGCATGGGCAGCTGAAGCCGGAGCTGAAGGACGCGGCGATGGAACGCTTCGCCAGCGGCGCGGCGAAGCTGCTGGTGGCGACGACGGTGATCGAAGTGGGCGTGGACGTGCCCAATGCCACGCTGATGGTGATCGAGCAGGCGGAACGCTTCGGCCTCGCCCAGCTGCACCAGCTGCGCGGGCGGGTGGGGCGCGGCTCCGAAAAGAGCACCTGCCTGCTGCTGCGCGGCGAAATGGTGAGCGAAACCGGCCGTCAGCGGCTGGCGCTGATGCGCGAGACGCAGGACGGCTTCCGTCTGGCGGAAGAGGATCTGGAGCTGCGCGGCGGCGGCGAATTGCTGGGCACGCGGCAATCGGGCGATACGCCCTTCCGCATCGCCGATCTCGAACAGATCCAGCGCCTGCTGCCGGTGGCGCATGATGATGCCCGTCTGCTGGTGGAGCGCGACGGCGGCCTCGCCAGCCCGCGCGGGGAAGCGGCGCGGGTGCTGCTCTATCTGTTCGAGCGGGACTGGGGCGTGCAGCTGCTGCGCGGCGGCTGA
- a CDS encoding ABC-F family ATP-binding cassette domain-containing protein, translating into MLTINGITVRLGGRTILDRASAAIPPNGRVGLVGRNGSGKSTLVKTIIGEIEPDQGEIDMPRRARLGYIAQEAPSGVATPLDTVLAADTERMALMAEAENCEDMDRLGDVHERLLAIDAWSAPARAARILVGLGFDEEMQQRPLDSFSGGWKMRVALGALLFSEPDVLLLDEPSNHLDLEATLWLENFLKSYPATLIIISHERDLLNNVVDHILHLQGGQLTLYPGGYDSFERQRAERATQLAAAKAAQDAQRARLQDYVARNSARASTARQAQSRAKMLEKMQPITALIEDPSMSFDFPDPTELRPPLITLDLASVGYTPEKPVLRRLNLRVDPDDRIALLGRNGNGKTTLARLLAAQLTPSEGEMFSSGKMKVGYFTQYQVEELAEGDTPLEHMTRTMEGKTPAAVRAHLGRFGFAGNKAVTDVGKLSGGERARLALALITYDAPHILILDEPTNHLDVDVREALVQALNEYRGAVILISHDRHMVELTADRLVLVDDGTARDFPGSMEDYIDFVLGRNQPKAEGKPATTKKGKSSAKAREEARLLKSKVTEAEKEIARLQAQCAALDGAMADPASAAPDLAGLNMGELARRRAALGDRLDAAEAAWLEHSESLDALN; encoded by the coding sequence ATGCTGACGATCAACGGAATCACCGTGCGGCTTGGCGGGCGCACCATACTCGATCGCGCGAGCGCGGCGATCCCGCCCAATGGGCGTGTGGGCCTCGTCGGCCGCAACGGATCGGGCAAGTCCACGCTGGTGAAGACGATCATCGGCGAGATCGAACCCGATCAGGGCGAGATCGACATGCCGCGCCGCGCGCGCCTCGGCTATATCGCGCAGGAAGCGCCCAGCGGGGTTGCCACCCCGCTCGATACCGTCCTCGCCGCCGATACCGAACGGATGGCGCTGATGGCGGAGGCCGAGAATTGCGAGGATATGGACCGGCTGGGCGATGTCCACGAACGGCTGCTGGCGATCGACGCCTGGAGCGCCCCCGCCCGCGCCGCGCGCATCCTGGTGGGGCTCGGCTTCGACGAGGAGATGCAGCAGCGCCCGCTCGACAGCTTCTCCGGCGGGTGGAAGATGCGCGTGGCCCTCGGCGCGCTGCTGTTTTCCGAACCCGACGTGCTGCTGCTGGACGAACCCTCCAACCACCTCGATCTGGAAGCGACGCTGTGGCTGGAGAACTTCCTCAAATCCTATCCCGCCACCCTCATCATCATCAGCCACGAACGCGACCTGCTGAACAATGTGGTGGACCATATCCTGCATCTGCAGGGCGGGCAGCTGACGCTCTATCCCGGCGGCTATGACAGTTTCGAGCGGCAGCGGGCGGAACGGGCGACCCAGCTCGCCGCCGCCAAGGCCGCGCAGGATGCGCAGCGCGCGCGGCTGCAGGATTACGTCGCGCGCAACAGCGCCCGCGCCTCCACCGCGCGGCAGGCCCAGTCCCGCGCCAAGATGCTGGAGAAGATGCAGCCGATCACCGCGCTGATCGAGGATCCGAGCATGAGCTTCGATTTCCCCGATCCCACGGAGTTGCGGCCGCCGCTGATCACGCTGGATCTCGCCTCGGTCGGCTATACGCCGGAAAAGCCGGTGCTGCGCCGGCTCAACCTGCGGGTCGACCCGGATGACCGGATCGCCCTGCTCGGCCGCAACGGCAACGGCAAGACGACGCTCGCCCGCCTGCTGGCGGCACAGCTCACCCCTTCGGAAGGGGAGATGTTCTCCTCCGGCAAGATGAAGGTCGGCTATTTCACCCAGTATCAGGTGGAGGAACTGGCCGAAGGCGACACGCCGCTGGAACACATGACCCGCACGATGGAGGGCAAGACGCCCGCCGCCGTGCGCGCGCATCTGGGCCGCTTCGGCTTTGCCGGCAACAAGGCCGTCACCGATGTCGGCAAGCTGTCGGGCGGGGAACGCGCGCGGCTGGCGCTGGCGCTGATCACCTATGACGCGCCGCATATATTGATCCTGGACGAGCCGACCAACCACCTCGACGTCGATGTGCGCGAGGCGCTGGTGCAGGCGCTGAACGAATACCGCGGGGCCGTGATCCTCATCAGCCACGATCGCCACATGGTGGAGCTGACGGCGGACCGGCTGGTGCTGGTGGACGATGGCACCGCGCGCGATTTCCCCGGCAGCATGGAGGATTACATCGACTTCGTGCTCGGCCGGAACCAGCCCAAGGCGGAGGGGAAACCGGCAACGACGAAGAAGGGCAAATCCTCCGCCAAGGCGCGGGAGGAAGCGCGATTGCTGAAGAGCAAGGTGACCGAGGCGGAAAAGGAAATCGCCCGGCTGCAGGCGCAATGCGCCGCGCTGGATGGTGCCATGGCCGATCCCGCCAGCGCTGCGCCCGATCTCGCCGGGCTCAACATGGGCGAACTGGCGCGCCGCCGCGCCGCGCTGGGGGACAGGCTCGATGCCGCGGAAGCCGCCTGGCTCGAGCATTCGGAAAGCCTCGACGCGCTGAACTGA
- a CDS encoding lipoprotein-releasing ABC transporter permease subunit yields the protein MILSPFEWTIAKRYMLPGRGEAVIALVASISIGVVMLSVAMLVIVMSVMNGFRAELLDRIVGLNGHAIIQAYGGRLDDWQQVLEDARKTPGVVRASPLIEQPLLATFNGRAEAVVLRGNTPEDIQRLAPDVMVGDLSTLQPDSNNVAVGSRLAANLGARVGDVITIINPQGRATPFGTVPRQVGYTISAIFEIGVYDYDNSFVVMPIPDAQTLLLTGDTIGMIEVTTDDADKVGEILRPLTDRLEGRAVVTDWKTINQSLFEALEVERVAMFFALSIIVLVAAFNILSSLVMLVRSKTRDIAILRTMGATRKSLLKIFVTTGSVVGAIGTLAGLALGFIVLFFRQGIIRGLELVTGQNLWDPQIRFLTELPSRTDPVEVLAICGVAMGLSFLATLYPAYRAASTDPVQVLRYE from the coding sequence TTGATCCTATCCCCCTTCGAATGGACGATCGCCAAGCGATACATGCTGCCCGGGCGCGGGGAGGCGGTGATCGCTCTCGTCGCCTCGATCAGCATCGGCGTGGTCATGCTTTCGGTCGCCATGCTGGTCATCGTGATGAGCGTGATGAACGGCTTCCGCGCCGAATTGCTGGACCGGATCGTGGGGCTGAACGGCCACGCGATCATCCAGGCCTATGGCGGCCGACTGGATGACTGGCAGCAGGTGCTGGAAGATGCCCGCAAGACGCCGGGCGTGGTGCGCGCATCGCCGCTGATCGAACAGCCGCTGCTCGCCACCTTCAACGGCCGGGCGGAAGCCGTGGTGCTGCGCGGCAATACGCCGGAGGATATCCAGCGGCTGGCCCCCGATGTGATGGTGGGCGATCTCTCCACGCTGCAGCCCGATTCCAACAATGTCGCCGTCGGTTCGCGCCTTGCCGCCAATCTGGGCGCACGGGTGGGCGACGTGATCACCATCATCAACCCGCAGGGGCGGGCGACCCCCTTCGGCACGGTGCCGCGGCAGGTGGGCTACACCATCTCCGCCATCTTCGAGATCGGGGTCTATGATTACGACAACAGCTTCGTGGTCATGCCCATTCCCGATGCGCAGACCCTGCTGCTGACCGGCGACACGATCGGGATGATCGAAGTGACCACCGACGATGCGGACAAGGTGGGCGAAATCCTCCGTCCCCTTACCGACCGGCTGGAAGGCCGCGCGGTGGTGACGGATTGGAAGACCATCAACCAGTCGCTGTTCGAAGCGCTGGAGGTGGAACGGGTGGCGATGTTCTTCGCCCTGTCCATCATCGTGCTGGTGGCGGCCTTCAACATCCTCTCCTCGCTCGTGATGCTGGTCCGCTCCAAGACGCGGGACATCGCGATCCTGCGCACCATGGGCGCGACGCGGAAGAGCCTGCTCAAGATCTTCGTCACCACCGGATCGGTGGTGGGGGCGATCGGCACGCTGGCGGGCCTCGCGCTCGGCTTCATCGTGCTGTTCTTCCGCCAGGGAATCATTCGCGGGCTGGAACTGGTGACCGGGCAGAACCTGTGGGATCCGCAGATCCGCTTCCTGACCGAACTCCCTTCGCGCACCGATCCCGTGGAGGTGCTGGCTATCTGCGGCGTCGCCATGGGCCTCAGTTTCCTCGCTACGCTCTATCCCGCCTATCGCGCGGCGAGCACGGACCCGGTTCAGGTGCTGCGTTATGAATGA
- a CDS encoding ABC transporter ATP-binding protein, which yields MNDPVVRLTGLTRSFEQGGVRIDVLRGVDLTIMPGEIVALLGPSGSGKSTMLQAVGLLEGGFGGRIEIAGTDASHLPSADRTRLRRDHLGFVYQFHHLLPDFSAEENVILPQLVSGKERPAATERARELLDALGLAQRREHRPSALSGGEQQRVAVARALANRPQLVLADEPTGNLDEATSDKVLLQFLDLVRGQGSAALVATHNERLAARMDRVVRLHEGVLG from the coding sequence ATGAATGATCCCGTCGTCCGCCTTACCGGCCTGACTCGCAGCTTCGAACAGGGCGGCGTGCGCATCGATGTGCTGCGCGGCGTCGATCTCACCATCATGCCCGGCGAGATCGTGGCCCTGCTCGGCCCCTCGGGCTCGGGCAAGTCCACCATGCTCCAGGCCGTGGGCTTGCTGGAAGGCGGCTTCGGCGGCCGGATCGAGATCGCCGGCACCGATGCCAGCCATCTGCCCTCGGCCGATCGCACGCGGCTGCGGCGCGACCATCTGGGCTTCGTCTATCAGTTCCACCATCTGCTGCCCGATTTCTCCGCCGAGGAGAATGTGATCCTGCCGCAGCTGGTTTCCGGCAAGGAACGCCCGGCGGCCACCGAACGGGCGCGTGAGCTGCTCGACGCGCTCGGCCTGGCGCAACGGCGCGAACACCGCCCCAGCGCGCTGTCCGGTGGCGAGCAGCAGCGCGTGGCCGTGGCCCGTGCGCTCGCCAACCGGCCGCAGCTAGTGCTGGCCGACGAGCCCACCGGCAATCTGGATGAGGCGACGAGCGACAAGGTGTTGCTGCAGTTCCTCGATCTGGTGCGCGGGCAGGGCAGCGCCGCGCTGGTGGCGACCCATAACGAGCGGCTGGCCGCGCGGATGGATCGCGTGGTGCGCCTGCACGAGGGGGTGCTGGGCTGA